The proteins below are encoded in one region of Anguilla anguilla isolate fAngAng1 chromosome 3, fAngAng1.pri, whole genome shotgun sequence:
- the zgc:153012 gene encoding TSC22 domain family protein 1 isoform X1 has translation MFVSVKKIVSAFETRRQPRPLSLPPSLPQSFPSKLSPHKSPKNGSRLPSASSTSPACIHTNPSPHLSPPLSRSSSAPSSPTLRRTACFSVSPSGTNIPPVVLRSSHPNLHLASHKMPSVLHHAPPALPSWPRHPVTPPPLPRQLKLPRGADWQREEGLGSGRAGGGVRSSWPSSRTELCGCGRQRCSEVTERSSPSSSVSCERTGQASCWESLPNPRSPGGPSVSHTQAAFGKTARGAPGDRDTSSACVNRLKTPALPSPIPLSGPMAMPRKQSQIHSPTLTRKYALSVPSQPVTDLGLKPQPYGTHSPDPSAERGLATFTPIKTGVLCPPFLDSAQTQSRGLADRVETDRAPCFGSNIHQSQDRSACPSFRAQGCYWSCSPIDTCDRQTQTTNNAQKDCDLTIYQTGSVGHSLTSKEVQTVNVCSAVSSAQLFSRVAQNPIQISAPSPSQSPGLNSSGTSSTADTGPNSESWAGSASFRDGHNCSSGAFQAQDHNGNKVCLPSSAVNLGSLNNTVGSRDCVVSHDLKVGTSPAASELSSSITSSHPTANPAASVTEAAVQRPFHTTASRTTLQGPMHTSIASGAAVQGPIHTTTFGAALQGPIHTTAIGSAVQPLDHTTASTAALQGPIHTSIACGSAVQGPVHTTACGSAVQGPVHTTACGSAVQLPVHTTACGSAEQLPVHTTARGSAVQLPVHTTACGSAVQGPVHTAACGSAEQGSSTTAVQGDIRGVRTPAPPKTSAPFPDGAENLLHPPEVKPHAGGPEPKEPKPVPVTLTRNSDKAFLSLLLFIHSGSSNSMIAIDNKIEQAMDLVKTHLMMAVREEVEVLREQIKELSERNAQLERENYILRALRERD, from the exons ATGTTTGTCAGTGTGAAGAAAATTGTCTCAGCGTTCGAGACCCGCCGCCAACCTCGGCCCCTGTCTCTCCCGCCTTCCCTCCCCCAGTCCTTCCCTTCTAAGCTCTCTCCCCACAAGAGCCCCAAAAATGGCTCCCGGCTCCCATCAGCCAGTTCTACTTCTCCGGCGTGCATCCACACCAACCCGAGCCCTCACTtgtccccgcccctctcccgcTCATCCTCCGCCCCTTCTTCCCCCACCCTCAGGAGAACTGCTTGCTTTtccgtctctccctctggcACAAATATTCCCCCCGTCGTCCTTCGCTCCTCCCACCCAAACCTACACCTTGCCTCTCACAAGATGCCCTCGGTGCTCCACCACGCGCCCCCCGCTCTGCCCAGCTGGCCTCGACACCCCGTCACTCCCCCCCCTTTGCCCCGCCAGCTGAAGCTGCCCAGGGGGGCGGACTGGCAGCGGGAGGAGGGGCTAGGCTCGGGCCGTGCCGGGGGCGGTGTCCGTAGCTCCTGGCCCAGCAGTCGCACGGAGCTCTGCGGCTGCGGTAGGCAGAGGTGCTCCGAGGTCACGGAGAGAAGCAGCCCGTCCAGCTCCGTTTCCTGTGAGAGAACAGGACAGGCGAGCTGCTGGGAGTCTCTGCCGAATCCTCGCTCCCCTGGGGGCCCTTCGGTCAGCCACACTCAGGCTGCCTTCGGTAAAACAGCCAGAGGTGCCCCAGGGGACAGAGACACTAGCTCTGCCTGCGTCAACAGACTCAAGACACCTGCCCTGCCCTCACCCATACCCCTCTCTGGACCGATGGCCATGCCCAGGAAACAGAGCCAGATTCACAGTCCCACTTTGACCAGGAAGTACGCTCTCTCAGTCCCCAGTCAGCCAGTCACAGACCTTGGCCTGAAGCCTCAGCCTTATGGAACCCACAGCCCAGATCCCAGTGCTGAGAGAGGCCTGGCCACCTTCACTCCCATTAAAACAGGAGTACTCTGTCCACCTTTCCTAGATTCTGCTCAGACCCAAAGCCGAGGTCTTGCTGATAGAGTGGAAACTGATAGAGCGCCTTGTTTTGGTTCAAACATACATCAATCACAGGACCGTTCTGCTTGTCCTAGTTTCAGGGCACAAGGCTGTTATTGGAGCTGCAGTCCCATAGACACATGTGACCGTCAGACCCAAACTACAAACAATGCCCAAAAGGACTGTGATCTCACTATATATCAGACTGGGTCTGTTGGACACTCGCTCACATCAAAGGAGGTCCAAACTGTGAATGTCTGTTCTGCTGTCAGTTCAGCCCAGTTGTTCTCCAGGGTGGCACAAAATCCCATTCAGATCAGTGCTCCCAGTCCTTCCCAAAGCCCCGGTCTGAATTCATCTGGCACCAGCAGCACTGCGGACACTGGTCCGAACTCTGAATCATGGGCTGGGTCTGCTTCTTTCAGGGATGGTCATAACTGCAGCAGTGGTGCTTTTCAAGCTCAAGACCATAATGGGAATAAAGTGTGTTTGCCGAGTAGTGCAGTTAACCTGGGGTCGCTGAACAACACAGTGGGGAGCCGTGACTGTGTcgtgtcacatgacctcaaAGTGGGCACATCTCCAGCCGCATCAGAACTGAGCTCATCCATCACCAGCAGTCATCCCACAGCAAACCCTGCAGCATCTGTGACTGAGGCTGCTGTACAGAGACCCTTCCACACTACTGCTTCTAGGACTACCTTACAGGGTCCCATGCACACTAGCATTGCTTCTGGGGCTGCTGTACAGGGTCCAATACACACTACTACCTTTGGAGCTGCCTTACAGGGTCCCATTCATACTACTGCCATTGGGTCTGCTGTACAGCCTCTTGATCATACTACTGCCTCTACAGCTGCCTTACAGGGTCCCATTCACACTAGTATTGCTTGTGGGTCTGCTGTACAGGGTCCTGTTCACACTACTGCCTGTGGGTCTGCTGTACAGGGTCCAGTTCACACTACTGCCTGTGGGTCTGCTGTACAGCTTCCTGTTCACACTACTGCCTGTGGGTCTGCTGAACAGCTTCCTGTTCACACTACTGCCCGTGGGTCTGCTGTACAGCTTCCTGTTCACACTACTGCCTGTGGGTCTGCTGTACAGGGTCCTGTTCACACTGCTGCCTGTGGGTCTGCTGAACAGGGTTCCAGTACTACTGCAGTGCAGGGTGATATCAGAGGAGTACGCACTCCAGCCCCTCCAAAAACATCAGCGCCATTCCCTGATGGTGCTGAGAACTTGCTCCATCCCCCCGAGGTAAAGCCACACGCGGGAGGACCTGAACCCAAAGAACCAAAGCCGGTGCCGGTGACCCTGACCCGGAATTCAGACAAGGCATTTCTGTCCCTGCTGCTGTTCATTCATag TGGCTCTAGTAACAGCATGATTGCAATCGACAACAAGATTGAACAGGCCATG GACCTGGTGAAGACTCACCTGATGATGGCAGTgcgggaggaggtggaggtgctgAGGGAGCAGATCAAGGAGCTGTCCGAGAGGAACGCGCAGCTGGAGCGAGAGAACTACATCCTGCgggccctgagagagagagactga